In Acidianus brierleyi, one genomic interval encodes:
- the ilvD gene encoding dihydroxy-acid dehydratase, which produces MIKKSRSQKVYGGFEKAPNRAFLKAMGLTDDDINSKPLVGIATAWNEAGPCNIHTLGLANVVREGVREAGGTPRVFTTPVVIDGIAMGSEGMKYSLVSREVVADTVELTVNAHGYDGFVAVGGCDKTQPGLMMAMARLNIPSIIMYGGTTLPGYYKGKNIAIGDVYEAVGSYSSGKISAEDLRIMEDNAIPGPGTCGGLYTANTMALMTEALGLSLPGSASPPAVDSARVRYAKETGKALLKLMELDLKPRDILSFEAFENAIAVLMASGGSTNAVLHLLAIAYEAGVNLTLDDFDRISKKVPEIVNMKPGGEYVMADLDKVGGAPLIMRKFLDAGLIHGDIITVTGKTVKQNLDEFKLPNIKYDSIVKEIANPYNPTGGIRILKGNLATEGAVIKVSASKVKYHKGSARVFNSEEEAFNAVIKEKIEEGDVVVIRYEGPKGGPGMREMLAVTSAIVGQGLGEKVALITDGRFSGATRGIMVGHVAPEAIVGGTIALLEDGDTIVIDANNGRLDVDLSEEEIKSRAKDWVPPEPKYKTGLLAKYAKLVSSSSKGAVLTV; this is translated from the coding sequence ATGATAAAAAAGTCTCGTTCCCAAAAAGTTTATGGAGGTTTTGAAAAAGCTCCCAATAGAGCATTTCTGAAAGCTATGGGACTGACAGACGACGATATAAATTCTAAACCACTGGTAGGAATAGCAACTGCATGGAATGAAGCAGGACCATGCAATATACACACTTTAGGCTTAGCCAATGTAGTAAGAGAAGGAGTAAGAGAAGCAGGAGGTACACCAAGAGTATTTACTACTCCTGTAGTCATAGACGGAATAGCTATGGGTAGCGAAGGAATGAAATATTCGCTAGTAAGTAGAGAAGTAGTAGCTGATACTGTCGAACTTACTGTAAACGCACATGGATACGATGGTTTCGTTGCAGTGGGTGGATGCGATAAAACTCAACCAGGCTTAATGATGGCTATGGCACGCTTAAACATTCCTTCAATAATAATGTATGGTGGAACAACATTACCAGGATATTATAAAGGGAAAAATATAGCTATAGGAGATGTTTATGAGGCAGTTGGTTCTTATTCTAGCGGAAAAATTTCTGCAGAAGATCTAAGAATAATGGAAGATAATGCTATACCTGGCCCAGGAACTTGCGGAGGACTTTATACTGCAAATACCATGGCCCTTATGACTGAGGCATTAGGATTATCCTTACCTGGTAGTGCGTCTCCTCCGGCAGTAGATTCTGCAAGAGTTAGATACGCTAAAGAGACTGGAAAAGCATTACTAAAACTAATGGAGCTAGATTTAAAGCCTAGAGACATACTTTCATTTGAAGCTTTTGAAAACGCAATTGCAGTTTTAATGGCCTCTGGAGGATCCACAAACGCTGTATTACACTTATTAGCTATAGCATACGAAGCCGGAGTTAACTTAACATTAGATGATTTTGATAGAATAAGCAAAAAAGTTCCAGAAATTGTTAACATGAAGCCTGGCGGAGAATACGTAATGGCAGATTTAGATAAAGTTGGAGGAGCTCCTTTAATAATGAGAAAATTTTTGGATGCAGGATTAATTCACGGTGATATTATTACAGTTACTGGGAAAACAGTTAAGCAGAATTTAGATGAGTTTAAATTGCCAAATATAAAATATGATAGTATTGTTAAAGAAATTGCTAATCCATATAATCCTACTGGAGGAATTAGGATCTTAAAGGGAAATTTAGCTACAGAAGGAGCTGTAATTAAAGTATCTGCAAGCAAAGTTAAATACCATAAGGGATCTGCAAGAGTGTTTAATTCAGAAGAAGAGGCATTTAATGCAGTAATAAAAGAAAAAATAGAAGAAGGAGACGTAGTAGTAATAAGATATGAAGGACCAAAAGGCGGACCTGGTATGAGGGAAATGCTTGCGGTAACTAGCGCAATAGTAGGACAAGGTTTAGGAGAGAAAGTAGCTTTAATCACAGATGGTAGATTCTCAGGTGCTACTAGAGGCATAATGGTAGGGCATGTAGCTCCAGAAGCTATAGTAGGAGGTACTATAGCACTTCTTGAAGATGGAGATACAATAGTTATAGATGCAAACAACGGAAGACTTGACGTAGATTTATCAGAAGAAGAAATAAAGTCTAGAGCTAAAGACTGGGTTCCACCAGAGCCTAAATATAAGACTGGATTACTAGCTAAATACGCTAAACTAGTATCATCGTCTTCAAAAGGCGCAGTTCTTACTGTGTAA
- a CDS encoding NUDIX hydrolase, which translates to MKVFSCKKFEVNVDKITLPNGKEKELQYIKHRGSAVMIPVIDRENIVLIKQYRPVIGKWIYEFPAGTIEENEEPEVTARRELIEEVGYEAGELIHLFDFYPSPGITTELMHMYLAKNLKFVGSKPEEYEIIESEKMSLDNAINMFLQGQIEDGKTIIGILYLARNRDLIQ; encoded by the coding sequence ATGAAAGTTTTCTCTTGTAAAAAGTTCGAAGTAAACGTTGATAAAATAACATTACCTAATGGTAAAGAAAAGGAATTACAATATATAAAGCATAGAGGCTCTGCAGTTATGATACCAGTTATAGATCGAGAAAACATAGTATTAATTAAACAATATAGACCAGTAATAGGCAAATGGATCTATGAGTTTCCTGCTGGCACTATAGAGGAAAACGAAGAACCAGAAGTTACTGCAAGAAGAGAACTTATAGAGGAAGTAGGATACGAAGCTGGAGAATTAATTCATCTCTTTGATTTCTATCCATCACCAGGTATAACTACTGAACTAATGCATATGTATCTAGCGAAAAACCTGAAATTTGTAGGAAGTAAACCAGAAGAATACGAAATTATAGAATCAGAGAAAATGTCATTAGACAATGCAATAAATATGTTTTTACAAGGACAAATAGAAGACGGAAAAACAATAATAGGGATTTTATACTTAGCTAGAAATAGAGATTTAATACAATAA
- a CDS encoding NAD+ synthase, with the protein MRIQQTLIKILNIDYKTISDYIVERLREYLEESGKSGMILGLSGGIDSSVVAYLVSRATENFYILLMPSNSTPKEDVEDSYDVISNIKAESKFKVINIDGITKNFSDNIDTSDKLIIGNIKARIRMILLYAYAQKFNYLVVGTGDKSELLLGYFTKYGDGGVDILPIGDLYKTQVKELGKMLGVPERIVKKPSSPALWEGQTAEGELGISYDIADAILYLRYEELKSIDDVAKELDISKDVIIKIDKMVKTSQHKRLPPEIFRLSGRAINSDWRYPREWA; encoded by the coding sequence ATGAGAATACAACAAACGTTAATTAAAATTCTTAATATTGATTATAAAACTATTTCTGATTATATAGTAGAAAGACTAAGGGAATACTTAGAAGAAAGTGGAAAATCTGGTATGATACTAGGATTAAGTGGAGGGATAGACTCATCAGTAGTAGCATATCTTGTAAGTAGAGCAACAGAAAATTTTTATATACTATTAATGCCATCGAATTCTACTCCAAAAGAAGACGTGGAAGATTCTTATGATGTAATATCTAATATTAAAGCCGAATCTAAGTTTAAAGTCATAAACATAGACGGTATAACTAAAAATTTTTCAGATAATATAGATACAAGCGATAAATTAATAATTGGTAATATTAAAGCTAGAATCAGAATGATATTATTATATGCTTATGCACAAAAATTCAATTATCTTGTTGTAGGAACTGGAGATAAAAGTGAACTTCTCTTAGGCTATTTTACAAAGTACGGAGACGGAGGGGTCGATATATTACCAATAGGAGATCTATATAAAACTCAAGTTAAGGAGTTAGGAAAAATGCTTGGAGTACCGGAGAGAATAGTTAAAAAACCAAGTTCACCAGCATTGTGGGAAGGCCAAACAGCTGAAGGCGAACTTGGAATATCTTACGATATAGCTGACGCTATACTTTATTTAAGATATGAGGAATTGAAAAGTATTGATGACGTGGCAAAAGAGTTAGATATTAGTAAAGATGTTATAATTAAAATAGATAAAATGGTAAAAACATCACAGCATAAGAGATTGCCACCAGAGATTTTTAGATTAAGTGGAAGAGCAATAAATTCCGATTGGAGGTATCCAAGAGAATGGGCTTAA
- a CDS encoding PadR family transcriptional regulator, whose amino-acid sequence MNYKESPKFMVLKGLLQIIVAYILYRYGDMYGYQIKKKLEEINQKKVPQGLIYVTLKRMVNNGILETYDKEDKKYYRLTEGGKMFLINHIDILKRVDNIIHDILQFMSR is encoded by the coding sequence ATGAACTACAAAGAATCGCCAAAATTCATGGTTCTAAAAGGATTATTGCAAATTATAGTGGCTTACATTCTTTATAGATATGGAGATATGTACGGCTATCAAATAAAAAAGAAATTAGAGGAAATAAATCAAAAAAAGGTTCCTCAGGGGTTAATATACGTTACACTTAAAAGAATGGTAAATAACGGTATTTTAGAAACTTATGATAAAGAGGATAAAAAATACTATAGACTTACTGAAGGAGGTAAAATGTTCCTTATAAATCACATCGATATTCTCAAAAGAGTAGATAATATAATCCATGATATACTTCAATTCATGAGTCGGTGA
- a CDS encoding chlorite dismutase family protein, giving the protein MTNEAYMIVLALRLDRNWWGLPVIERKSILSKVEETEKRFNNEFISLKKYASLSQGSQLIYWASALNTSSIIDFKSSILSSFSGNAVEDVSLFSIFTPSPYMKSDFDPLSVLKVEPLKYFVAYPMKKSVDWYLIPFDERENIMMEHINMAKNHPKNNGIRSYTTYSFGLGDYEFVVIYEIPSLPDWVEVVEKLREAKARKWVIKEEPLLVGELKDQGYLLY; this is encoded by the coding sequence ATGACAAATGAGGCATATATGATAGTATTGGCTTTAAGATTAGACAGAAATTGGTGGGGATTACCAGTAATAGAAAGGAAAAGTATACTAAGTAAAGTAGAAGAGACAGAGAAGAGGTTTAACAATGAATTTATTTCCCTTAAAAAATATGCTTCATTATCTCAAGGTTCCCAACTAATATATTGGGCGTCTGCATTAAATACCTCCTCAATTATAGATTTTAAGTCATCTATATTATCGTCATTTTCTGGTAATGCTGTAGAAGACGTTTCATTATTTTCGATTTTTACTCCTTCTCCTTATATGAAGTCAGATTTTGATCCATTATCAGTCTTAAAGGTGGAACCTCTAAAATATTTTGTAGCGTATCCTATGAAAAAATCTGTGGATTGGTATTTGATTCCATTTGATGAAAGAGAAAACATAATGATGGAGCATATAAATATGGCTAAAAATCATCCAAAAAATAATGGTATACGATCTTATACCACTTATTCTTTTGGGCTAGGAGATTACGAGTTTGTAGTAATTTATGAAATACCTAGCTTACCAGATTGGGTTGAAGTAGTGGAAAAATTAAGAGAGGCTAAAGCTAGAAAATGGGTGATAAAAGAAGAACCTCTATTAGTAGGTGAACTAAAGGATCAGGGGTACTTATTGTATTAA
- a CDS encoding FAD-binding and (Fe-S)-binding domain-containing protein, which yields MTLRDELESRFRENFSDALVERLSHSVDMGFVPELVWSGIKINVIPDYVVYPQNTEDIIDLVKIGISNNVPLTPYGRGTNRYGNAIPADGGIVLDFSKMNKIEIDEANRIAVAEAGATWKLVDIAAQQKGLQLRTFPSSYDSTVGGGTAGDALGVGSYEYGFICDNIAFVEMVNPKGEIVRLEGKDLAIVCGAEGTTGIITKVGIKLRPFSSTESLVISFEDFEKVYGAIGEFYREVIPAWHIQVRGPAISSYIHDKFRATLDPGKWNMVVLYPSTRSSIVEPKLYKIAQTYNGKVFEGEWTGWWSFNHGVNAALRSKGLLIHQHGLLHYTKIKDLIDSIQRDLGNIGVLEPNKGFDLDIDLERREVLLVNAFTQVSLNPVDRKIIYDLAKNTLMMEDFVKLGGSMLSVGMFVHKYARNRLSTMGKTFQDLGVDRYEVMKKYKEEMDSEEIFNPGKVFEPKKRAKTVLEIVDKQNEALKFRFGIGIAKSLSPGGEVEGYKVAKKYLDIFADYALTCIDCAMCVTVCPQYRLIPQWPYAPKGMFDFTRGIISYFELHDTVDIPDSTIAEISGCHKCGLCDGVCPARIPISTLLIKLNSLVARKIPEEPTIDIRIPDYYKDVISDDSEIGLWLGRYLSDNPSIVYVTLDLLKRLGLKVKVFGTSKDSGFMDYISGNGNSLIEKIKENSNINLLELITISPEDYKTFSEAYREYSKLAGYSNVFEVVPIEVRLLKSIQFEGNDEINLHVACFSSSYADEIIKRLREKGFKVKKIEGCSGAILERNLGKRSDRMAKALGETYPNLITLCPLAEMKFRSVGVNAKSLIEFIAEKAGIIISTQVSSFKVPDEDKKKINDTLLSSILASLNKRTQVIADTLSFISSGPDEYKKIIEPIIVEAMDEVSQSFVQGIKTMLSNEYGNEDLSKKSIITSTYVKEISSILLSISLENVIQELINVIKTITNEKFDEKTLSSVLLDLIRDNENKIRSSLVSLSF from the coding sequence TTGACTTTGAGAGACGAGTTAGAATCAAGATTTAGAGAGAATTTTTCGGATGCGTTAGTTGAAAGGCTTTCTCATTCAGTGGATATGGGATTTGTCCCAGAATTAGTATGGTCTGGAATAAAAATTAATGTAATTCCAGATTATGTTGTATATCCTCAAAATACAGAAGATATAATAGACTTAGTAAAAATTGGAATATCTAATAATGTTCCTTTAACTCCTTATGGAAGAGGAACTAACAGATATGGTAATGCTATTCCTGCAGATGGAGGAATAGTATTAGATTTCTCGAAAATGAATAAAATAGAAATAGATGAAGCTAATAGAATAGCTGTAGCAGAAGCTGGAGCTACGTGGAAACTAGTTGACATAGCTGCACAACAAAAAGGTCTTCAATTAAGAACATTTCCTTCTTCATATGATTCTACAGTAGGTGGTGGAACAGCAGGAGATGCGTTAGGTGTAGGTTCTTATGAGTATGGTTTCATTTGTGATAATATAGCCTTTGTAGAAATGGTAAATCCTAAAGGTGAAATAGTAAGATTAGAAGGAAAAGATTTAGCAATAGTTTGTGGAGCTGAAGGTACAACTGGAATAATAACGAAAGTTGGTATAAAACTAAGGCCATTTTCTTCAACTGAATCTCTAGTAATTTCATTCGAAGATTTTGAGAAAGTGTATGGTGCTATAGGGGAGTTTTATAGAGAAGTAATTCCAGCATGGCATATACAAGTAAGAGGTCCTGCAATATCCTCCTATATTCATGATAAATTTAGAGCTACATTAGATCCAGGAAAATGGAATATGGTAGTCCTTTATCCTTCTACAAGGTCTAGTATAGTTGAACCTAAACTTTACAAAATAGCTCAAACATACAACGGGAAGGTTTTTGAAGGAGAATGGACAGGATGGTGGTCATTTAATCACGGCGTTAATGCAGCATTAAGATCTAAGGGATTGTTAATTCATCAACATGGACTACTTCATTATACTAAGATAAAGGATCTGATTGATAGCATACAAAGAGACTTAGGCAATATTGGAGTCTTAGAACCAAATAAAGGATTTGACCTAGATATAGACCTAGAAAGAAGAGAAGTACTATTAGTAAATGCCTTTACACAAGTTTCACTAAATCCAGTTGATAGGAAAATTATTTATGATCTAGCAAAAAATACGTTGATGATGGAAGATTTTGTTAAACTTGGAGGATCAATGCTTTCAGTTGGTATGTTTGTACATAAATATGCTAGGAATAGACTTAGCACCATGGGAAAGACATTTCAAGATTTAGGAGTAGATCGTTATGAGGTTATGAAAAAATATAAGGAGGAAATGGATAGCGAGGAAATATTTAATCCTGGAAAAGTATTTGAACCTAAGAAAAGAGCTAAGACTGTACTAGAAATAGTCGATAAACAAAATGAGGCTTTAAAGTTCAGGTTTGGAATAGGTATTGCAAAGTCATTATCCCCCGGTGGAGAAGTAGAAGGCTATAAGGTTGCAAAGAAATATCTAGATATCTTCGCAGATTATGCGTTAACATGCATAGACTGCGCTATGTGCGTTACTGTTTGTCCGCAATATAGGCTAATTCCTCAATGGCCTTATGCACCTAAAGGAATGTTTGATTTCACTAGAGGTATTATTTCATATTTTGAACTTCATGATACTGTAGATATCCCTGATAGCACAATAGCAGAAATATCTGGTTGCCATAAATGTGGATTGTGTGATGGTGTTTGTCCAGCTAGGATTCCAATATCTACTCTTTTAATCAAGTTAAATAGCCTGGTAGCTAGAAAAATTCCAGAAGAACCTACTATTGATATACGAATTCCAGACTATTATAAGGATGTAATTTCAGATGATAGTGAAATAGGACTATGGTTAGGTAGATATTTGAGTGATAATCCTTCAATAGTTTATGTAACTCTTGACTTACTGAAAAGATTAGGACTTAAAGTGAAGGTTTTTGGAACATCAAAAGATAGTGGGTTCATGGACTATATTAGTGGTAATGGTAATTCATTAATCGAAAAAATAAAAGAAAATTCCAATATAAATCTTTTAGAGCTAATTACAATTTCTCCAGAAGATTACAAGACATTTTCAGAAGCTTATAGAGAATATTCCAAATTAGCTGGTTATTCTAATGTCTTCGAGGTCGTACCTATTGAAGTTAGGTTATTAAAGTCTATACAATTTGAAGGTAACGATGAAATTAATTTACATGTTGCATGCTTCTCTTCATCTTATGCAGACGAGATAATAAAAAGATTAAGAGAAAAAGGCTTTAAAGTGAAAAAAATTGAAGGATGCTCTGGTGCTATCTTAGAACGTAACCTAGGCAAAAGATCGGATAGAATGGCTAAAGCATTAGGAGAGACATATCCTAACTTGATAACACTTTGTCCTTTAGCAGAAATGAAATTTAGATCAGTTGGAGTTAATGCTAAATCATTAATAGAATTTATAGCCGAAAAAGCAGGTATAATAATATCTACACAAGTTTCTTCATTTAAAGTTCCAGATGAAGACAAGAAGAAAATAAACGATACTCTATTGTCATCTATATTAGCTTCTCTAAACAAAAGAACTCAAGTTATTGCCGATACGTTGTCATTTATTTCTTCAGGACCTGATGAATATAAGAAAATTATAGAGCCTATAATAGTAGAGGCTATGGACGAAGTATCACAGTCTTTTGTTCAAGGAATTAAAACAATGTTATCCAATGAATACGGTAATGAAGATTTATCTAAAAAATCAATAATAACGTCTACCTATGTTAAAGAGATATCTAGTATTTTGTTATCTATTAGTTTAGAAAATGTTATACAAGAGCTTATAAATGTAATAAAAACGATAACTAATGAGAAATTCGATGAAAAAACACTCTCTTCTGTATTGTTAGACCTAATAAGGGATAATGAGAATAAAATAAGGAGTTCTTTAGTTAGTCTTTCTTTTTAA
- a CDS encoding HIT family protein gives MCIFCDIVNDRLQSNVIYRNDYITVILDKFPLAPGHTLILSNEHYDNFLECPEKISCEIAKMSSIVAKAVISSVNADGARILTNIGKSAGQVIFHLHVHIIPSWSDPPSEYKEFEPRKEQPLEYYETLKKVISYNIQRILNRK, from the coding sequence ATGTGTATATTTTGTGATATAGTTAATGATAGACTTCAATCAAATGTAATTTATAGGAATGACTATATTACAGTAATTTTAGATAAATTTCCATTAGCTCCTGGACATACGTTAATTTTATCTAATGAACATTATGATAATTTCTTGGAATGTCCGGAAAAAATTTCGTGTGAAATAGCAAAAATGAGTAGTATAGTTGCAAAAGCTGTTATAAGTTCTGTAAATGCCGATGGAGCTAGAATTCTCACTAATATTGGTAAAAGTGCAGGACAAGTTATATTTCATCTTCATGTTCATATAATTCCATCATGGTCTGATCCTCCTTCAGAATATAAGGAATTTGAGCCTAGAAAAGAGCAACCATTAGAATATTATGAAACCTTAAAAAAGGTTATAAGCTACAACATACAGAGAATCTTAAATAGAAAATAA
- a CDS encoding ArsR/SmtB family transcription factor: MITKIDEIIEGKGWETRKKILEELSKRPSTAYDLSKRLDLNYSTVKYHLELLEKAGMITCNKDKRNRYFYEVSKNVNLLKIL, from the coding sequence ATGATAACAAAAATTGACGAAATAATAGAAGGAAAAGGTTGGGAAACCCGTAAGAAAATATTAGAAGAACTATCTAAGAGACCTTCTACTGCATATGATTTGTCTAAGAGATTAGATCTAAACTACTCAACAGTTAAATACCATTTAGAATTACTAGAGAAAGCTGGAATGATAACGTGCAATAAAGATAAAAGAAACAGATATTTCTACGAAGTTTCCAAAAATGTAAATCTATTGAAAATATTATAA
- a CDS encoding uracil-DNA glycosylase yields the protein MDQMDVKYLNSAIIRCRKCDRLINYIEKIRVEKKIQFKNWDYWSRPVPGFGDKNACILIVGLAPAAHGGNRTGRTFTGDESGKWVIKALYEIKYSNYPESISRTDGLKLTNVYLTNVVHCAPPLNRPTREEILNCEPYLKTLIRSLSNLKVIITLGKLAFDSICEIFSVKLKFSHNNIFKLDNYYLISSYHPSPRNTRTGRLTWNSWLSVFNNAKHICENS from the coding sequence ATGGATCAAATGGATGTAAAATATCTAAATAGTGCCATAATACGATGTAGAAAGTGTGACAGATTGATTAATTACATAGAAAAAATTAGAGTAGAGAAGAAAATTCAGTTTAAAAACTGGGATTACTGGAGTAGACCAGTACCTGGTTTTGGAGATAAAAACGCATGTATTCTTATAGTAGGACTTGCGCCAGCAGCTCATGGAGGAAATAGAACTGGTAGAACATTTACTGGAGACGAATCAGGCAAATGGGTTATAAAAGCCTTATATGAAATAAAGTATAGTAATTACCCTGAAAGCATAAGTAGGACTGATGGACTAAAATTAACTAATGTGTATTTAACTAATGTAGTTCATTGCGCACCACCACTTAATAGGCCTACTAGAGAAGAAATATTAAACTGCGAACCGTATTTGAAGACTTTAATTCGCTCACTGTCTAATCTTAAAGTAATAATTACTTTAGGTAAATTGGCATTTGACTCTATATGTGAAATTTTTTCTGTTAAATTAAAGTTTTCTCATAATAATATATTTAAGTTAGATAATTACTATTTGATTTCTAGTTATCATCCTAGCCCAAGAAATACTAGAACTGGTAGACTCACATGGAATTCATGGTTATCTGTTTTTAATAACGCCAAACATATCTGCGAAAATTCTTAA
- a CDS encoding nitrilase-related carbon-nitrogen hydrolase encodes MGLKIELAQIKPKLGNIEYNLNRHLEIIETSSADCVIFPELSLTGYVLRDLVYDIYKESEKAAIKIQEKSKCAIFGMIKEYNPGILRNTAAVTINGKIDYVYKFYLPTYGLFEERRYFQPGNPLKDIKIFNINDFKFGVAICEDAWHTEPLQALSLLGAEVVFIPSESPMRRLSSRLLIEDQWETLIKAHSIMNGIWTAFVNSVGSQEEEYFWGGSMVSNPSGVIVAKAEKFKEERLQTSINKEEIRKSRFFSSFRDYNRDFHKFLYNV; translated from the coding sequence ATGGGCTTAAAGATAGAACTAGCACAGATTAAACCAAAACTTGGAAACATAGAATATAATCTCAATAGACATTTGGAAATAATAGAGACGTCTTCTGCAGATTGCGTAATATTCCCTGAACTTTCTCTAACAGGTTATGTTCTTAGAGATTTGGTATATGATATATATAAAGAAAGCGAAAAAGCCGCAATTAAAATTCAAGAAAAATCGAAATGTGCTATATTTGGTATGATAAAGGAATATAATCCAGGAATATTACGAAACACCGCTGCCGTGACTATAAATGGTAAGATAGATTACGTGTATAAGTTTTATCTACCTACATATGGATTATTTGAAGAAAGAAGATATTTTCAGCCCGGAAACCCTTTAAAAGATATAAAGATATTTAATATAAACGATTTTAAATTTGGGGTTGCAATATGTGAAGACGCATGGCATACAGAGCCGTTACAAGCATTATCTCTACTAGGAGCTGAAGTCGTTTTTATTCCTTCAGAATCACCTATGAGAAGATTATCCTCCAGACTATTGATAGAGGATCAGTGGGAAACATTAATTAAAGCTCATTCTATAATGAATGGTATTTGGACAGCATTTGTGAATTCCGTAGGAAGTCAAGAAGAAGAATATTTCTGGGGCGGATCTATGGTATCTAATCCTTCAGGAGTTATAGTAGCTAAAGCAGAAAAATTTAAGGAAGAAAGATTACAAACTTCCATAAATAAAGAAGAAATAAGAAAATCTAGATTTTTTAGTAGTTTCAGAGATTATAACAGAGATTTTCATAAATTCCTGTATAATGTTTAA
- a CDS encoding cysteine hydrolase has translation MIRIGSKLVYNTLPEIVNPAHTALIVWDVQTILVQSIFNREEFMKSIYNVLNSARRARVRIFFTRIEPLPIDFESPAKLYLYSKWKINRLDSRGLTLALRPLPNERVISKHSASIFFGTDFENMAKNAGIQTIVITGIATELGVESTVRDAYNRGFYSVVVKDAVSSSDKEAHERSLENMKKFADIVTSSDLARIWSTRSR, from the coding sequence ATGATAAGAATTGGTTCAAAACTAGTATATAATACTTTACCCGAAATAGTAAATCCAGCCCATACTGCATTAATAGTTTGGGACGTGCAAACAATACTGGTTCAAAGCATATTCAATAGAGAAGAGTTCATGAAATCTATTTATAATGTATTAAACTCAGCTAGAAGAGCTCGTGTAAGGATATTTTTCACTAGAATAGAGCCTTTACCTATAGATTTTGAGTCTCCTGCTAAACTATATTTATACTCAAAATGGAAGATTAATAGACTAGATTCAAGAGGATTAACATTAGCATTAAGACCTCTTCCGAACGAACGAGTAATATCAAAACATTCTGCTAGCATATTCTTTGGCACAGATTTTGAAAATATGGCAAAAAATGCTGGAATACAGACCATTGTTATTACAGGGATTGCGACAGAACTTGGAGTAGAATCTACTGTGAGAGACGCATATAATAGAGGATTCTATAGTGTAGTCGTAAAAGATGCAGTCTCATCTTCAGATAAAGAAGCCCATGAAAGATCATTAGAAAATATGAAAAAATTTGCTGATATAGTAACTTCTTCCGATTTAGCTAGAATATGGTCTACACGTTCAAGGTAA